The DNA segment GAGCCGGTGCGCGAGCCCGAGCGGCCCCGCCCGGCGCCCGCGACACCGTTCCCGCTGGTCCTGAAGGGACTGGCCGCGCGGCACGAGGGGCAGCGCGGGGAGGCGCTGGCCGGGCTCGATCTGACGCTGGAGCGGGGCCGCCGGATCGCCGTGGTGGGGGCCTCCGGCTCCGGCAAGACGACCCTCGCCCAGGTGCTGCTGCGCTTCCTGGACCCGCGCGCCGGCTCCTACACCCTCGCCGGGGTGGACGCCCGCGAGCTGCCCGGCGACGAGGTGCGGCGGCTGGTCGGGCTGTGCGCCCAGGACGCGCACCTCTTCGACAGCTCGGTGCGCGAGAACCTGCTGCTGGCCAGGAAGGGCGCCACCGAGGCCGAGCTGCGCGGGGCGCTGGCGCGGGCCCGGCTGCTCGACTGGGTGGACGGGCTGCCCGACGGTCTGGACACGCTGGTCGGCGAGCACGGGGCGCGGCTGTCCGGCGGCCAGCGGCAGCGCCTCGCGCTGGCCCGCGCGCTGCTCGCCGACTTCCCCGTGCTGGTCCTGGACGAGCCGGCCGAACACCTGGACCTGCCGACGGCCGACGCCCTCACCGCCGATCTGCTGGCCGCCACCGAGGGCCGTACGACCCTGCTGATCACCCACCGGCTCGCCGGTCTCGGCGAGGTGGACGAGGTCCTGGTGCTGGACGCGGGCCGTGTCGTACAGCGGGGCCCCTACGCGGAACTCGCCGCGGTGGACGGTCCGCTGCGCGCGATGGTGCGCCGCGAGACGGAGACGGAGTCGCTGGCGGGAGCCCCGTGCGGGGCTACCCGTGCTGCGTGAGCAGCCGTTCGATCACGAGCGCCACGCCGTCCTCCGTGTTGGCGGCGGTGCGGCCGGAGGCGGCGGCCACGGCGTCGGGGTGCGCGTTGCCCATGGCGTACGACTGCCCGGCCCAGGTCAGCATGTCGATGTCGTTGGGCATGTCCCCGAAGGCGACGACCTCCTCGGGCGAGATACCGCGCTCGGCGCAGCACAGGGCGAGCGTGCTGGCCTTGGAGACCCCCGGGCCGCTGAGCTCCAGCAGGGCGCTGGGGCTGGAGCGGGTGACCGTGGCGCGCTCACCGACGGCCAGGCGGGCCAGGGTGAGGAAGGCGTCGGGGTCGAGGGTGGCGTGGTGGGCGAGGATCTTGAGCACGGGCTGCGCGGCGGTCGGGCCGTCCGGTGCGAGCAGCTCCTCGGCGGGCAGCCGGTGGCCCGGCACCTCCATGTGCAGCCGGGGATAGGCGGGCTCCTGGTGGAAGCCGTAGGTCTGCTCGACCGCGAACGCCGTGCCGGGCGCCGCCTCGCGCAGCAGCCGCACGGCGTCCAGGGCGTTGGCGCGGGCCAGCTCGCGCACCATGGTGAACCGGTGGGCGCCGGGGCCGCCGTGCAGGTCGACCACGGCGGCGCCGTTGCCGCAGATGGCCAGCCCGTGGCCGTGCACATGGTCGCTGACGACGTCCATCCAGCGGGCCGGGCGGCCGGTGACGAAGAAGACCTCGATGCCCGCCTGCTCGGCGGCGGCCAGGGCGGCGACGGTCCGCGGGGAGACCGACTTGTCGTCGTGCAGCAGGGTGCCGTCGAGGTCGGTGGCGATCAGCCGCGGGCGGATCGCGGCGGCGGGGGTCCCGGGTTGCCTGGTCGCTGAGGTCATCCGGTCATTCTCGCGCATATGCCCGCACGGGCGTGCGGAAGTGTGCACAGATGAGACACAGATGACGCTCGGGCCGCCCCCGCCGCCCCATGAGGGGTCTCAGGTCACCTGCCCCGGGGACACGGACGAGCGTGTCCCGGGACACGTCAGCGGAGCTGGGCGAGGCCCTCCATGGCGATCCGCTCGAAGACCTTCTCGTCCGCGGCGAAGTCGGAGTCC comes from the Streptomyces sp. SUK 48 genome and includes:
- a CDS encoding HAD-IIB family hydrolase, encoding MTSATRQPGTPAAAIRPRLIATDLDGTLLHDDKSVSPRTVAALAAAEQAGIEVFFVTGRPARWMDVVSDHVHGHGLAICGNGAAVVDLHGGPGAHRFTMVRELARANALDAVRLLREAAPGTAFAVEQTYGFHQEPAYPRLHMEVPGHRLPAEELLAPDGPTAAQPVLKILAHHATLDPDAFLTLARLAVGERATVTRSSPSALLELSGPGVSKASTLALCCAERGISPEEVVAFGDMPNDIDMLTWAGQSYAMGNAHPDAVAAASGRTAANTEDGVALVIERLLTQHG